ATGGTCGTGTTCGGGATCGGCAGAGAATAGACGCGCCACTCGTCTCCGCCATAGGTCAGCGTGGTGAAGCCGACCTTCTGCTGCGGTACATCGGAGAGAAAGGCCGTGCTGCTGTAGAAGCGGATATTGCCATCGACCCAAGCGCGAAACATGTGCGCATCGGCATAATCATCGGCGTCCTCATTGAAGGCCAGCTGATTGTCCATGTTGAAGTCGATATCGTCGATCTGCTTTGCCGCGTGGTCCGGATTCTTCTCCAGCGGCCGGCGCAGCAGGCTCCAGATCACGTTGGCATCGTCGATGAGCTGGGCGTCGTAGATATTGTTGATCTCCCGCGTCGCGCTGTTGAAGGCGAAAGCGGCGATCACGACGATCGTCACGACGACGACCGGCGCGATGCGCAGAAACAGCTTGCGGGTAAGCGTGGAATTGTTCATCGCTCGATCATGTAACCGACGCCGCGGATCGACTTGATGAAATCGGTGCCGAGCTTCTTGCGCAGATTATAGATCGTCACTTCAATCGTATTGCTCTCGACGGTGTTTTCCGCGTCATAGAGCGCATATTCGATATCGTTTTTCGTCACATACCGGCCGCTGCGCTCCATCAGCAGCTTCAGGAGATGGAATTCCTTTGCCGTGGTATGGACCTGCACATTGTCCTTGCGCGCCACCATGGCGGAGGGATCGACCTCCACGTCGCCGCAGCGGATGACGCTTTCGGTCCGCCCGTCGCGCCGCCGGATGAGCGCGCGCAGCCGCGCCAGCAGCTCATCGAGATCGAAAGGCTTGACCAGGTAGTCGTCGGCACCCTCATCGAGGCCTTCGACCTTCTGGCGCACGGAATCCATCGCCGTCAGCAGCAGCACGGGCACGGAATTTCCCCGCTGGCGGATGCGCCGCAGCACCTCCATGCCGCTCAGCTGCGGCAGATTGATATCGAGCACGATCGCCGCGAAATGAGAATGCGCCGCCGCCTCGAGGCCGGATTCGCCATCGCGCATCCAGTCGACGCCGTAGGCGTGTTTTTCCAGCGCCTTCTTCAGCGATGATCCGAGGATATTGTCGTCTTCAACTAGCAGAACGCGCACGACCAACCTCATTTAGCCGAATATTTCATAGCCGATGTGGGCCGCGTTTGGAGCGGCGATGTGGCAAAGCTATGACGGATCATTTCCGCCTGGCAAGAGCAGAGCATCGTGCATCTCCCGAACAGGCCGAAAACGCTCGGCAATCCACTGGCGGAAAATGCTATCTCAGTTTCCGTATGGAGGCCTCCAGCGCCTCGAATATCCGGGGATCAGTCGACTGCGCGACATTGAAGCGCATGAAGCGTCCGGCCGTATCCGAGAGGCTGAAAACATTGCCGGGCGCAAGGACGATGCCTTCGGCAAGGCAGGCACGCGCGACATCGGCGGCATCGAGCCCTTCCGGCAGCCGGCACCATAGAAACATCCCGGCCCGGGGCTTCAGCCAAGGCACGATGCCGATCGCCTCCAGCCGCGTCGACACCTCCGCCATGGTCTTGGCAAGCCGTACCCGCAGGGCCTCGACATGCCGGCGATAGCTGCCGTCCTTCAGTGCGAGATGGACAAGCTCGGCCGACAATTGCCCGCAGCTGAAGCTGCTGGCGACCTTCAGATCGACAAGCCCGTCGATCCAATCCCGCCGCGCCGCGATGAAGCCGCAACGCACCGAGGCCGAAAGCGTCTTCGAAAAGCTGCCGATATGGATCACCCGGTCGAGCCCATCATAGGCAGCGAGACGCGGCGCCGGAACATCCTCGAAATCGGCGAAGATATCGTCCTCGATGATCGTCAGTCCGGCAGCATCCGCCAGCTTCAGCAACCGGTGTGCCGTCACGGGCGAGAGCGTCGCACCCGTCGGATTGTGGATAGCTGAATTGGTGATGTAGAGCCGCGGCTTGTGCCGTTCGAGGATCTGCCCGAACAGCTCGACATCCGGCCCCGTGGGCGTGAAGGGCACGGAGACGACATTGGCACGATGCGCCCGCAAGAGCGCATGGAAATTGAAATAGCAGGGATCGTCCACGAGCACGGTATCGCCCGGCTCAAGCAGGAAACGGCAGAGAAGATCGATCGCCTGCGTGCCGGATTCCGTCAGCAGGATCTGATCCGGCGGCACCGTGATACCATGTTCGCCAAGGCGCCGGGCGAGCAGCTGCCGCAGCGGCGGCAGGCCCAGCGGCGTCCCGTAATTGGCAAGCGCTCCCATGTCTCCACGCGCCAGCATTCGCATCGCCTTGCGCAACGCCGCCTGCGGCAGCCAGGAGGGTGGAAGCCAGCCGCAGCCGGGCTTCAGGACATCGTCTCCCACCTCCAGCGATTGCCTGGAAATCCAGAGCGGATCGACGTTGCGATCCGATCTTGCTCCGGTCTCGGACAAGGAAAGCGGCGGCAGTGGGCCGCAGACATAAAATCCGGCACCCGGCCGTGAACGGATCGTACCCTCTGCGGCAAGCCGCTCATAGGCCTCGACCACGGTGGAAACAGACACCTGCATCGTCTTTGCGAAGCTGCGCACAGAGGGAAGCCGCGCGCCCGGCATCAGGTTGCGAGTGGCGATACGGTCGGAAATCGCACCCATCACTCCCTCGATGCGCGTGCCGCCACCTGCGCTTGCCACCAACAGACCATCCATCCGTACTGCCCCTTATACCATAACAGTTCCTATGGATTGTACTGCACCGTCTCTGGCTTGGCCAGACAAATGCGTCGATACCGCGAAGATCAAGAAGGAGCATGCGCGATGGACAAGACGACGACAGGATGGATCTATGGTTTGACGGGAGTGGTGATCTTCAGCGGATCCCTGCCGGCGACGCGGGTGGCCGTGATGGATTTCGACCCTCTGTTCCTGACGGTTGCCCGAGCCGCGATCGCCGGCCTCCTGGGCCTCGGCCTCCTGTTCGCTTTTCGCGAAAAGCGCCCGACCCGCGGCGATATCACCTCGCTCATCATCGTCGCCCTCGGCTGTGTCGTCGGCTTTCCGCTCTTGACGGCACTGGCGCTCAAGCATGTCACGTCAGCTCATTCCATCGTCTTCATCGGCCTGTTGCCGCTGGCAACCGCCATATTCGGCGTGATGCGCGGCGGTGAGCGGCCACGCCCGGCCTTCTGGATATTCTCCATCCTCGGCAGTGCACTGGTCTGCGGCTACGCGCTTGCGCAAGACGTGTCGGCCTCGCTGGTCGGCGACCTTCTGATGCTGGCCGCCGTAATCGTCTGCGGTCTTGGCTATGCCGAAGGCGCAGTCCTCTCACGCCGACTCGGCGGCTGGCAGGTCATCTGCTGGGCTCTCGTCCTGTCCCTGCCCGTCACCGTCGCGCTCTGCTTCATGACCATGCCGCACAGCATTGACGGCATCGGCGGCCCTGCCTGGCTCGGCCTCCTCTATGTCTCGCTCTTCAGCATGCTGATCGGCTTCGTCTTCTGGTATCGCGGGCTCGCCCAGGGCGGCATTGCAGCCGTCGGCCAGTTGCAGTTCCTGCAGCCCTTTTTCGGCTTTGCGCTTGCCGCAGCCCTCCTTAAGGAAAGCGTCAGCTGGTCGATGCTCGTCGTAACCCTGGCCGTCGTCGCCTGCGTCGCCGGAGCGCGAAAATTCGCCCATTGAGTCCATCACCGGCAAATCACAGCGTTTGACTTTCTAAACCGATCAGTCTAGTAAAGACAAATCGGTTTATAAGGAGCCAATCATGCCGACCCCACTCGCCCCGCCTTTCACCCGCGAAACCGCGATCGCTAAAGTCCGCATGGCTGAGGATGGCTGGAACAGCCGCGATCCGGAACGCGTCTCCAAGGTCTATACGGAAGACAGCCAGTGGCGGAACCGCGCCGAATTCCCGCGCGGCCGCAAGGAAATCGTCGAATTCCTGACGCGCAAATGGGCAAAAGAACT
The Rhizobium sp. 11515TR DNA segment above includes these coding regions:
- a CDS encoding response regulator transcription factor, which produces MRVLLVEDDNILGSSLKKALEKHAYGVDWMRDGESGLEAAAHSHFAAIVLDINLPQLSGMEVLRRIRQRGNSVPVLLLTAMDSVRQKVEGLDEGADDYLVKPFDLDELLARLRALIRRRDGRTESVIRCGDVEVDPSAMVARKDNVQVHTTAKEFHLLKLLMERSGRYVTKNDIEYALYDAENTVESNTIEVTIYNLRKKLGTDFIKSIRGVGYMIER
- a CDS encoding aminotransferase-like domain-containing protein, producing the protein MDGLLVASAGGGTRIEGVMGAISDRIATRNLMPGARLPSVRSFAKTMQVSVSTVVEAYERLAAEGTIRSRPGAGFYVCGPLPPLSLSETGARSDRNVDPLWISRQSLEVGDDVLKPGCGWLPPSWLPQAALRKAMRMLARGDMGALANYGTPLGLPPLRQLLARRLGEHGITVPPDQILLTESGTQAIDLLCRFLLEPGDTVLVDDPCYFNFHALLRAHRANVVSVPFTPTGPDVELFGQILERHKPRLYITNSAIHNPTGATLSPVTAHRLLKLADAAGLTIIEDDIFADFEDVPAPRLAAYDGLDRVIHIGSFSKTLSASVRCGFIAARRDWIDGLVDLKVASSFSCGQLSAELVHLALKDGSYRRHVEALRVRLAKTMAEVSTRLEAIGIVPWLKPRAGMFLWCRLPEGLDAADVARACLAEGIVLAPGNVFSLSDTAGRFMRFNVAQSTDPRIFEALEASIRKLR
- a CDS encoding DMT family transporter, whose product is MDKTTTGWIYGLTGVVIFSGSLPATRVAVMDFDPLFLTVARAAIAGLLGLGLLFAFREKRPTRGDITSLIIVALGCVVGFPLLTALALKHVTSAHSIVFIGLLPLATAIFGVMRGGERPRPAFWIFSILGSALVCGYALAQDVSASLVGDLLMLAAVIVCGLGYAEGAVLSRRLGGWQVICWALVLSLPVTVALCFMTMPHSIDGIGGPAWLGLLYVSLFSMLIGFVFWYRGLAQGGIAAVGQLQFLQPFFGFALAAALLKESVSWSMLVVTLAVVACVAGARKFAH